AAGTCAATTCGCCATTATTCTGGTTGGACATATCCAGCTAAAACTGGTTATTCTGTAGAATCTAATGGCGAAAATGGGTATTTGAATCTGTCTAAAATTGGACGAATTCAAATGAGGGGTAAAGCTAAGTATTGGGGTAAACCAACTACTTGCACAATTGTTTACAGAAATGGTAAATGGTACGCATCAATCACAATTGATGCTTTAGACCAAGTTCTCAAGCCAGAAATTTTACCAACGGGTGCTATTGGTATAGATTTAGGATGTAAAGCAGCATTGTCAATTACTGATGGCGAAAATCATCAACAGATTGAAGCGCCAAAGTTTTTGAGGAATGCTGAACAGAAAATAAAAAAAGCGTCTAAAGAGAAGAGACGCAAACGCGCACCAAATAGAAAGAAAAAAATTAAAGCTTCTAGAAGATGGAAAAAATCCCAAGCTAAGGTTAGCAAGATAACTCGCAAGGTTGCTAATCAAAGACAGAATTGGGTGCATCAAGTTGCAGCAGAAATAGTCAGCGGTAATAGCTTCGTTGCAACTGAAAAACTAGAAGTAAAGAAGATGACCAGCAAGGCTAAAAAAGGTAAGCGCAAGAAGCAAAAATCGGGTTTGAATAAGTCAATACTTGACGTAGGTTTTGGGATGCTACGCGATACTGTCAAATACAAAGTAGAACAAATTGGTGGTGTATTTGTAGAAGTTCCAACCCTGAAGGTAAGGCCTAGCCAAACCTGTCCAAAGTGCGGTCATCAACATAAGAAAACACTTGATATTAGAGTTCACGAGTGTGGTGTTTGTGGATACCGTCAGGACAGAGATATTGCTGCTGCCGAGGTAATGCTTTACTGGGCTAAAGGCACTCTACCGGAGTCAGGAACTGGCTTCGTAGGCGCAGAGCCATCTAGCTCTACTTCATGTACTCGCAAAAAAGCGGGAAGCATGAAGCAACTAGGGGCAAAGAAGCGTCAAAAATCTACAGAAAGCTTTGCTAGAAACGAACTGAGGGACGTAGAAACCCACAGTTCAGGCGGAGCCAACTGTGGGTAGTTCATCAGCAATTTTCATGCAATAACCACAGATAGCCGTAGGGGCGCTTGCGCCTCTAGGGGTGGGCTTTCTGCTCTAATACTAGTAATGTGGTAGTGGTATATTTGAAAATATGTTAATTAAGCGAAAAAGCCGCAGTGTTGCCGCTATTCTAGCTTTTGCTGGCACGCTGACCGTTTCTGGATTACATAAGTTTTATTTAGGACAGCCGCTATGGGGTGTGTTGTATGTCTTGCTTTCCTGGACGCCTATCCCCAAGGTAGCTAGTGCGATTGAGGGAGTTTGGTACTTAGCGCTAGATGAAGAAGCTTTTGATCGGAATTTTAATCAGGGTAAGTCGCAAGTCTTGAACTCACCGCAGGTAAGCAATCAGGTAGAAACAGTGGCTAACGCCTTGCGGGAGTTAGATGCTCTGCGCCAAGATGGACTGATTACAGAGTACGAATTTGAGCAAAAACGCCGCCAGCTGCTAGACCAAATGACCTAACCTAAGCTAATCATGATGAACAACTGGCTACCTTTGAACTTGAGGTTACAAAAACTCCGTGCCAAAATCCTCAACGACCCCTACTATCGATTACAATCTGGGGAAGAAATTCAGATAGCAGCAAAACTGGGGATGCAAATTGACGCTAATCAGGCGACTGTAGATGATTGGTTACGTCTACCAGGTTTGTCAATTCACCAAGCGCGATCGCTTGTTGAACTTTCGCGTTCAGGTGTTAAATATTACTGTATAGAAGATATTGCTGCAGCTTTAGCAATGCCAGTACAGCGACTAGAACCACTGAAGCAGGTGTTAAGTTTTAATTACTATGACGAAGAATCTCTAGTCAATATTACGCATATAGTTAACCCAAATACAGCCACAGTTGAGAAGCTAGCAGAAGTTCCCTTTATAGATTTGTCTCTAGCCCAAGCAGTGGTGGAAAATCGTTTATCAGGTGGACTATACCGTAACCTAGTTGATTTCCAGCAACGGTTACAACTACCTGGCGATGCGATCGCTCAGTTAATGTATTATTTAAGGTTTTAAAAGTCAGGTACAATAGACCACCCCCGCAAGGGATGAGGGGGCTATGATGTAGGTGACACTCCTACACCAATTGCAAGCAATGTGGTGTAGGCTTCCGAGTCCTGTTAAGGATATCAGGAACTTCTTTAGTGGTACTCCATTTTTCCCACCACAGCATTTTATAGTGAGGTACGTGCCCTGCCCCACTCTTGGTCTTAAAAAAATTCCAAGTTCAAACTAGTTTCCTTGAAAATTTTACTTACAGGAGGTAGCAACGCATACACGGTTGCATTTCCCTATAAAACCCCATATTTTCAGTTTTCTTGGCGCAGCCTCTCCCTTTGGGAGAAGGTACTATGTTAGACCAGCATTTTAGGCTTTGTCGTCACTTATATATTCTAGCAAGAAGTGATTACCTATCTCAAGATATTGATAAAAACTCAACTGCCCTCTAATCTGTTTTACTTGCGGTAAAAAACAATTAGAGGGCGTCTCGTTTTTATCCCGTCATTCATCCCACACCAACTTCGGGTATGGTGTGGGGCTTCTGCCGGGTTAAGCTAAAGGATATTACAATCCAAACTGCTCACTGCTCACTGCTCACTGCTCGCTCTTTCAATCAACCCAAAGCGATCAAGAGGCCAAAAGCGAAATGTGGCGCGACCGATGATATTTTTTTTCGGTAAAAAACCCCAGTAGCGGGAGTCGTTACTATCGTTGCGATTATCTCCCATGACAAAGAATTCGCCTTCGGGGACTTTTACTGGTGGGAAGGGACTATTTGGTGGTTCAGCGATGTAGTCTTCTTGCAAGGGTTGACCGTTGATGTAAACTTTGCCATCAGCAACGTTAATGATCTCTCCAGGCTGACCAATTATGCGCTTGATAAAAGCTTGGTCTTTAGGATATCCGCGCCTTTGTAGTTCTGCCGGAGGCTGAAAAACAATAATATCACCAATTGTGGGGGGGTGAAAATGATAGGAGATTTTTTCTACTACTAGGCGATCGCCTGTATGTAAGGTTGGCACCATTGAGTCTGAGGGTATATAACGGGGTTCAGCGATAAAAGTCCGAATCAGGAAGGCCAAACACAGGGCGATCGCTATCAGAGTCAGATTTTCCTGCCAATTACGGAATATTTTCGCCGATGCAGGAGCCTCTTTCACATCACTTTCGTGAGTCGTCATAAAATTTTTCAGCCAGTTAGAAAAGTGGAACAAATACTTTGATTATTTTTACGCTAAAAGTATGCTTGTAAGCAAGCTGGGTTTTGCACCAACCCATACAAACATCAATAATAAGCGAAGCGCGAGGATAAAATTTGTCCCATCATTCAACGCTAATTGATGAGGTGGGGAGGCTGTAAGATTTATCAACGAACGGTAAAAAAAAGAATTTTATCTGGGTAAGATGAGTACAGAATTAACTTTTTTAATCACTTGATAGGTTTGACTTATTTTTTTATGCAATTGTCTTAGCTCGACTTTATCCATTTTTGAGAAAGTCGATCTCAGAGCATTCGTGAGAGGTTAAGGTCTTATTTGCTTGTCTGTTGATTAACCTTTCCCTTTGCGACCTCAACAGATAATATGATGAGTTAGCATTTCTAAGTCCTATCTCCAAATTCCTAACTCCTAACTTTTCTTGTGCTAGACCAATTTCTCGACGAATCTTCAACACCCCGCAGGCGTTTACCTAATCAACGTTGGCAAATTTCGCCGCAGCAGACAGAATTTGCTCAAAAACTGGCGCTAACGAGGAATATTTCGCCGATTGTCAGCCAATTGCTGGTAAATCGGGGTGTGGAAACGGTAGAACAAGCGCAAATATTTTTAGATCCAGAGTCTTTAGTCTTACCTTCGCCGTTGGAGGAATTTCCTGATCTGCCAATTAGTGTAGAGTTATTGGAAAATGCGATCGCCGCTGGAGAAAAAATTGCTATATGTGGTGATTATGATGCTGATGGGATGACTAGCACGGCTTTATTGTTGCGGAGTCTCCGCAGTTTAGGTGCTGATGTGAATTATGCTATTCCCAGTCGGATGCACGATGGCTATGGGATTAATCAGCGGATTGTGGAAGAATTCCATAGTGAAGGTGTCGGACTGATTCTGACTGTTGATAATGGGATCTCGGCGGTTGAACCAATAAGAAGAGCTAGAGAACTGGGTTTGAAGGTGATTATCACCGATCACCACGATATCCCACAACAATTACCAAATGCTAATGCTATCCTTAACCCCAAACTCATAGCAGAATCTTCACCTTACCGGGGTGTGGCTGGTGTTGGTGTTGCCTATATCTTGGCGGTGTGTCTGGCACAACAATTAGGGAAGACTCACGGCTTAATCCCTCCCATGTTAGCACTATTTACTTTAGGAACGATAGCAGATTTAGCTCCCTTGACTGGGGTTAACCGTCGCTGGGTAAAACGCGGTTTACAATATTTACCCAAGTCTAAATTACCAGGTGTGCAGGCACTGATTCAAGTAGCTGGGGTGCAGGTGAGGGGAGAGGGGGAGACCAACTCCCAAAATCCAAAATCGTTGAAACCGGAGGATATTGGCTTTCGGTTGGGTCCGCGAATTAATGCTATTGGTCGGATTGCTGATCCGCAGATTGTCATTGAACTGCTGACTACAGATGATATGGGAATAGCCCTCGAAAGAGCAAGGCAGTGCGAATCGATTAACCTGCAGCGTCAACAAATGTGTGAGCAAATTGAACTTGAAGCGATCGCTCATGTAGAATCATTATATGCAACATCACTACTACTTGACCGTGTATTAGTCGTTGTCCAACCCAAATGGCACCACGGCGTGATTGGTATTGTCGCCTCGCGCTTGGTGGAACGCTACGGTGTCCCGGTGTTCATTGGTACTTATGAGGATGAGGAACATATTCGCGGTTCAGCGCGGGGAATTCCTGAGTTTCATGTGTTTGCAGCTTTAGAAGCTTGTCACGATTTACTAGGTAAATTTGGCGGACACAAAGCAGCGGGGGGATTTTCTTTACCAGCGGCGAATTTACCAGAATTGCGATCGCGTTTGATTGAATTTGCTAACCAGTGTCTAGAACCCCAACACCTCAAGCCATTACTCAAGATTGATACTCAAGCTAATCTCAGTCAAATCAATCACCAACTTTACCAACAGTTAAATACTCTCCATCCTTGCGGTATCGACAATCCCGATCCAGTTTTCTGGACAGCCAATGTCCAAGTGGTTGAGCAAAAAATCGTGGGGAAGGGACACATCAAGCTCACCGTTGCTCAAACCGTCGCTGATCAACAGTATACAATTAAGGCGATCGCTTGGCGTTGGGGTGACTACTTCCCCCTACCAACCCGTGTCGATATCGCCTACAAACTGCGAGAAAATTACTTTAATGGCAATACCACTATCGAGATGGAATTAATCGGAGTCCGACTCCCAACCCAGATTCACCCATTTTTCCCCTCACCCCCTACCTCAAAAGCCACCTTTGAGTACAATGGGCGTCCCTACACTTGCGCTATGTATCATCAGGGTTCCATACCAGAATTAAGAATTAAAAATCCTGAAGGAAAAATTTTAGTTATGCAGCCAGGACAGAAAATGGGTTTATTGGGCAATAATCGTCAAGATGCTGTAGAGGTTGATATATCTCTACCACATTATGACAAAATTATTCAAGCTGCCCTGCAAGCGTTATCAGTCATGAGTCAGGAGTGAGGAGTTAAGAGTACTCCTCACTCCTAACTGTGTCAAAGGTCGCCGTTGCGAAATGCTAGGACAAAAATTACTATTGGACCGGCTATCACGATTAAGCCGACAAACAGTAGCTGAAAAATCACTTCCCAATTGATGTTGGCTAAAACGTCAAACATTTTTCCTCCTTTTGTCTCAATTGCCTGAAAAAATTCAAAAGCTGATTCTTGTAAGCCTACACTCTACCAAAGGTCAGTGTAGGTAGTTGACTAGCTTAATTGCAAAACCCGCAATTGATCATATCTGTCTATGGGGTGTAACATTTAATTTACTTAACAAAATTATAAAAAAATACATAAAAACGTAAAATATTGGGGATTGGGGATTGGGGATTGGCGATTGGGGATTGGCGATTGGCGATTGGCGATTGGCGATTGGGAGTTAGACAAATGACAAATGACAAATGACAAATGACAAATGACAAATGACCAATGACAAATGACCAATGACAAATGACAAATGACAAATGAAGGTGAAAAAATGGCAAATTGGCAATGTGTAAAGCAATGTGGCGCCTGCTGTAATCTTGAGCCAGCAGATCGACCAGACATAGAGGAGTATCTCTCACCCGCAGAACTGGAACTTTATTTCAGCATGGTAGGCGAAGGGGGATGGTGCGTTAATTTTGACCATACCACAAGAGAATGCCGCATCTACGCAAATCGTCCTCGTTTCTGTCGTGTAGAAGCACATATATTTGGCGATATGTATGGGATTGAGCCTGAAGACGTGAATGATTTCGCCATTGACTGCTGTCGTCAACAAATAGAAGGGGTGTACGGTGACAGAAGTCTGGAAATGCTACGCTTCGACAAAGCTGTGGGACTGTGAAGATTGGGGACACTTCGGCAAGCTCAGTGCATCGCTGGGGACTGGGGATTGGGAGAGCAATCTCCTAGTCAAGTATTTGCCGGACTTCCACGGACATTTATTGACAAACCGCACCAAAAACCTTGCACGCGTATGGTGCAGACCCTACGCGCTCACAGGGCTTCTCTCACCACATGTTTCAAGAAAATTTACATAAACCTTCTAGACCCACCTGTACTGTTTATGTGATGATTTGAAAAGCTTGCCTTACAAGTAAATTTGTGTTACTGACTTCTATCAAAACCAAGTTAAAATTGACTGCCGACCAGAAAATTCTGATGTCAAAACATGCCGGCATATCCCGATTTACATACAATTGGGGACTCGCCACATGGCAAGCATTGTATCAATCAGGATATCAACCCAATCACTTGATTTTGAAAAAGTTCTTTAATAATGAAGTCAAGCCATTTTTGACATGGATTAAAGAAAAAGGTATTTGTCAAAAAATCACGGAATTTGCTTTTGATAATTTAGGGAAAGCTTTTAAGAACTTCTTTTGTAAACGTGCAGAGTATCCCAAGTTTAAAAGAAAAGGCAGAAATGAGAGTTTTACAATTAATGCAGGTGGTAAACCAATAAATATCGGTGGTAAACGCATTAAATTACCAACGATTGGCTGGGTTGCAACTTATGAATCTTTACTTCACACCACAACCACAAAGGTTACTATATCTCAATCTGCGGGAGATTGGTACATTTCTTGTTCTTATGAAATAGAACCAGAAATTACCAAAAAAGAACATGATTATGTCGGGGTTGATTTAGGCATAAAAACCTTAGCTACCTTATCAACAGGAGTGATTTTTGTCAATCCGAAAGCTTTAAAAAGTGCCAGGAGAAAGTTAACAAGATTACAACGTCAACTTACAAGAAAAATTAAGGGAAGTAATCGTTACAAAAAACAAAAGTTGAGAATATCTAAACTGCATCGACGTATTACTAATATACGTATTGATGCCACTCATAAAGCAACTACATTTATCTGCAAAAACCACGCAGTTGTTGCTTTGGAGGATTTGAATACTTCGGGGATGTTGAAAAATCATAAGTTAGCCGGTGCTGTCAGCGATGCCAATTTTTATGAATTCCGTAGACAAATAGAATATAAAGTAATTAGATATGGTGGAACTGTCGTATTTGTAGATAGATTTTACCCATCTAGTAAAACTTGTGCAAATTGTGGAGAAATTCAAGAAATTAGTCTATCACAGCGGGTTTACGAGTGTAAAAAATGTCAGCATACTGAAGACAGAGATTTAAATGCATCTAAAAATCTCGAAAAATATGCACGTCAGGCTAAAGCGTGTCTGGACGTTAAGGGATAGCCGCTCCCATGCTCCCGTTGAAACGTCAAGTAATGTCTGGATTTGTCCAGCTTTTATGTAGCAGCAATCTCCTAGTTGCAATTTATGACAGAGATCTGAGAAAATGAAAAGAATATGAAAACAAACTAGAAACAATACTACTGCCTGTGAAACTTGAATCTGTACCTTTAAGCCTTTCTGGCATATCTGAGACTGTCAGCCAGTCAGAAATAAAAGACAGCACCGATAGTAACTTAACTAGTGCGATCGCTGATGGGGTTGCGCCGATAGTTGTCGAGAGTCCAAAAAAGCCAGAATCACTGGCGGTTGTTTTCGCTACGACCTTCGCGACTATTTTTTTAGCAGAAATTGGAGATAAGACTCAGCTATCTACCCTGTTAATGAGTGCGGAATCCCATGCGCCGTGGGTAGTATTTATTGGGTCTGCGGCGGCACTTGTAACCACCAGCTTATTAGGCGTATTGTTAGGTAGTTGGATAGCTGCTCGACTTAGCCCGAAAACCGTAGAAAAATCAGCAGGAGTAATGTTGTTGCTGATTTCGGTGATGTTGTTTTGGGATGTAGTGATTGGTCAATAGTCAATAGTCAGTTATCAACCTTCAAAAAAATATCATGGATTGGCATCTTTTAGGATTAAGTTTTATTACAGTTTTTTTATCAGAATTAGGTGACAAGAGTCAGTTAGCGGCGATCGCCCTTTCTGGTCGCAGTCAATCTCCGCGTGTTGTATTTTTTGGCACAGCTGCTGCCCTGCTTTTAACTAGTTTATTGGGAGCATTAGCAGGGGGTGCGGTGGCGGAATTATTACCTACACGCTTGTTAAAGGCGATCGCCGCTGTGGGATTTGCGATCCTCGCTACACGTCTGCTGTTATTCAGCGATTCCGAACAAGCACCATAACTCCACTCCACTGTTGATGAAGGCAAAAATACCCCTCCTCGCTTGCGGGGAGGGGTTCTGAGGATTTTACACTGGTTGTCGCCAACACCAGTTCAAAAGTATCCCACCGGCTACGAGTTTGACTGCTTCGAGTGCAAAATAACCACCGTGGAGTAAATTCATCGTGGCTGGAATTGTTGTCTCCCCTGCAAATAGGTTGAGATTAACTCCTGTAGCGCACATTTGCGGTGTAAAAAAATAGGTCTCCAGCAGAGCTACAGCCAGCAGCATTACAGATAAAATAATGCCATTTAGACGCCACTGAGATTGAGTTTTACTCAAAGCTAGTATGCCAGTCAATACTACAGATGCAGATAATAATTCCAGGCGATTAAAATTCCAAAAAATCACATAGCCTGCTGTAGTAAAGCTCGCTTGGGTAATCATGCCAGAAATGTACATACTAGGCATAATTACCCAGTCTAAAACTAGGCTAGCACTCAGCCAGAAGCCTAGAGTTAATAAGATAGCTCTTTGCCAAATTGACTGATTGAATTGAAGGTTAGAAATAGCATTCATAAAATAATTGCCTCTGTTGTATCTTTAGTTTCTAACCTAGGAGTTAGTTTGACAACACTTATCAATTAACTTTTACAAAACAGCGAAAAGATTAAATAATTCAGGGTTGCCAGCTTATATTAGATTAATAAATATTAATTTTTGTTTACAGTAATTTTCATGCAATAACCACAGATTCTTGTAGGGGCGCAAGGCCTTGCGCCCCAAAAGCGTGGTCTATTTACCTGAAGATGGCTGTAAATTCAGGTCAATCTCAGTTAAATTCAGGTCAATCTCAGTTAAATTCAGGTCAATCTCAGTTAAATTCAGGTCAATCTCAGTTAAATTCAGGTCAATCTCAGTTAAATTCAGGTCAATCTCAGTTAAATTCAGGTCTTAAGCAACCTAAAACGTGTGAAAATTAAGACTTACCAAGGTCTTGAGCAGCTGAAAATACCAATGTTTGCCAAATTTAACCCCAACTATCAGTATCAGCCTGGTGGTAGTCTTCCGCCGGATGCGCCAACTTATGTAGTGCGACAGGCTGATACTGAACTTTACGAAGGGTTATTAGCTCTTGAGTACTGCTATGTCCTCAACGCTAGACAGATGGGGAAGTCCAGCCTAAGAGTGCGGACAATGGAGAAGTTGCGATCTACAGGATTTGCTTGTACAGAAATTGAATTGAGCGGGATTGGTAGCCAGCAAATAACTGCTTCGCAATGGTATGGGGGGATTATTCAGGAATTGGTCAGCGGTTTTGGGTTGCAAATAAACCGGCGCAGTTGGTTAAAAGAAAGGGACGATCTTTCCCCCATCCAGTGCTTAAATGAATTTATTGAAACAGTCTTGTTGACGCAGATTCAAACAAAAATTGTCATTTTTATCGACGAAATTGATAGCGTACTGGGTTTGAAGTTTTCCACTGACGAATTTTTTTCTCTGATTCGTCATTGCTATGAAAATAGAGCTATTAAACCAGCCTATAGGCGATTGTCTTTTGCTTTGTTGGGAGTAGCTACGCCCTCAGATTTGATTCAAGACAAACACTATTCTACGCCTTTTAACATTGGTCGAGCCATTGAAATTCAAGGGTTCAATGTCAACGAGAGCCAGCCTTTGGTCAACGGATTTGTCGGCAAAGTTAGCAACCCGGAAGCCGTCTTAAAAGAAGTTTTATATTGGACTAATGGACAGCCTTTTCTTACTCAAAAACTCTGTTGGTTGATTGTCCATTTTTACCTGAATAGCACAGAAATTCATCCTCCTCAAGCAGGCGAAGAACAGGCGTGGGTTGAGGAAATTGTGCAGAGCAAAATTATTGAAAATTGGGAAGCTCAGGACGAACCTGAGCATTTAAGAACTATTCGCGATCGCCTGCTGCGTAATTCTTCAAGAAGCCAACAATTATTACAACTATCCCAGCAGATTCTCCAACAGGGAAGAATCCCCGCTCAGAACTCCTCGGAACATCTGGAATTGCGGTTGACCGGACTTGTCGCCCAATACCAAGGAAGTTTAACGTAGCGCGAAAGTCCCCACCTTCAGCGTACTCGCAAGGTGGGGATGAATAGCGGGCTGCGACGATTGCATCTATGACCAAAATCGACCGCAAGGTTGATAAGGGAATGGATGTATGAGGAGTAGCCATTCATTCATTTGGGGATTCTTGAGATTGTATATATTGCTTGATTTTTTCAATTGGTGCGCCGCCAGTAGAAGAGACATAATATGAACTAGACCAAAAAACAGGTTGACGATAAAAATTAGATAGATGTTCTGAGAATTCTTTCTGAATAATTCTGCTTGATGCTGATTTTAGACTACCTACAAGAACGGATAAGTTGTTATCTGGGTGGAAATCAACTAGCAAATGAACATGATCCACTTCGCCTGAAAACTCGATTAGTCTGCACTTGGTTTTTCTACAGACATTTGCAAATATTTCTGGCAACCGTTCCAACATTGAAGCGGTTATTGTTTTGCGTCTGTACTTGGTTACAAACACAAAATGTTGGCGAATAGAGAAAACAGAATGAGAGCCTTTTCTGGGAAGAACTTGACCAAAGAGGCGGAGGGGCAGGGAGCAGGGAGCAGGGGGAGCAATCCCTGTCCCGTTCGCGGAGCGTCTCGCAGAGAAGCCGTGAAGCGGAGCGGAACATGGGTATCTTCGCGGAGCGTCTCGAAGAGAAGCCCCGCCCTTCTAGGGCGCTCTTACTGGGGCGGAGTACAAGCTCCGTCTCAGTTTTCCCCCTTGCTCCCTGCCCCCTGCTCCCCTGCCTCTTTTGACAAGCCTATAGGTCAACTGTAATATCATAGAATAAATGTAAAAAGGAGGCAAATAAATCAGTGGCTACAAGACGGATGACTTTCAGGTTATACCCAAATAAGCAGATAGAGAAGTCTTTGCGGTATCACCGAAAGCTCCATAAAGACTTGTATAATGCTGCTATTTATAACAGATTCACTCAATATCAAAAGTTCAACCACAAGGTTGATTATTTTGAACAACAGAATTGTTTGCCAGAGTTCAAAGAAGTTTGGATAGAGTATAAAGAAATCAATTCACAAGCTCTACAAGCAACTTTAAAACGTGTTGATTTTGCTTTCCAACGCTGGTTTGTAGGATTGGGTAAACGCCCTAAATACAAGTCAATTCGCCATTATTCTGGTTGGACATATCCAGCTAAAACTGGTTATTCTGTAGAATCTAATGGCGAAAATGGGTATTTGAATCTGTCTAAAATTGGACGAATTCAAATGAGGGGTAAAGCTAAGTATTGGGGTAAACCAACTACTTGCACAATTGTTTACAGAAATGGTAAATGGTACGCATCAATCACAATTGATGCTTTAGACCAAGTTCTCAAGCCAGAAATTTTACCAACGGGTGCTATTGGTATAGATTTAGGATGTAAAGCAGCATTGTCAATTACTGATGGCGAAAATCATCAACAGATTGAAGCGCCAAAGTTTTTGAGGAATGCTGAACAGAAAATAAAAAAAGCGTCTAAAGAGAAGAGACGCAAACGCGCACCAAATAGAAAGAAAAAAATTAAAGCTTCTAGAAGATGGAAAAAATCCCAAGCTAAGGTTAGCAAGATAACTCGCAAGGTTGCTAATCAAAGACAGAATTGGGTGCATCAAGTTGCAGCAGAAATAGTCAGCGGTAATAGCTTCGTTGCAACTGAAAAACTAGAAGTAAAGAAGATGACCAGCAAGGCTAAAAAAGGTAAGCGCAAGAAGCAAAAATCGGGTTTGAATAAGTCAATACTTGACGTAGGTTTTGGGATGCTACGCGATACTGTCAAATACAAAGTAGAACAAATTGGTGGTGTATTTGTAGAAGTTCCAACCCTGAAGGTAAGGCCTAGCCAAACCTGTCCAAAGTGCGGTCATCAACATAAGAAAACACTTGATATTAGAGTTCACGAGTGTGGTGTTTGTGGATACCGTCAGGACAGAGATATTGCTGCTGCCGAGGTAATGCTTTACTGGG
The Gloeotrichia echinulata CP02 DNA segment above includes these coding regions:
- a CDS encoding AAA-like domain-containing protein, which gives rise to MFAKFNPNYQYQPGGSLPPDAPTYVVRQADTELYEGLLALEYCYVLNARQMGKSSLRVRTMEKLRSTGFACTEIELSGIGSQQITASQWYGGIIQELVSGFGLQINRRSWLKERDDLSPIQCLNEFIETVLLTQIQTKIVIFIDEIDSVLGLKFSTDEFFSLIRHCYENRAIKPAYRRLSFALLGVATPSDLIQDKHYSTPFNIGRAIEIQGFNVNESQPLVNGFVGKVSNPEAVLKEVLYWTNGQPFLTQKLCWLIVHFYLNSTEIHPPQAGEEQAWVEEIVQSKIIENWEAQDEPEHLRTIRDRLLRNSSRSQQLLQLSQQILQQGRIPAQNSSEHLELRLTGLVAQYQGSLT
- the tnpA gene encoding IS200/IS605 family transposase, whose amino-acid sequence is MPLRLFGQVLPRKGSHSVFSIRQHFVFVTKYRRKTITASMLERLPEIFANVCRKTKCRLIEFSGEVDHVHLLVDFHPDNNLSVLVGSLKSASSRIIQKEFSEHLSNFYRQPVFWSSSYYVSSTGGAPIEKIKQYIQSQESPNE
- a CDS encoding transposase, with amino-acid sequence MTFRLYPNKQIEKSLRYHRKLHKDLYNAAIYNRFTQYQKFNHKVDYFEQQNCLPEFKEVWIEYKEINSQALQATLKRVDFAFQRWFVGLGKRPKYKSIRHYSGWTYPAKTGYSVESNGENGYLNLSKIGRIQMRGKAKYWGKPTTCTIVYRNGKWYASITIDALDQVLKPEILPTGAIGIDLGCKAALSITDGENHQQIEAPKFLRNAEQKIKKASKEKRRKRAPNRKKKIKASRRWKKSQAKVSKITRKVANQRQNWVHQVAAEIVSGNSFVATEKLEVKKMTSKAKKGKRKKQKSGLNKSILDVGFGMLRDTVKYKVEQIGGVFVEVPTLKVRPSQTCPKCGHQHKKTLDIRVHECGVCGYRQDRDIAAAEVMLYWAKGTLPESGTGFVGAEPSSSTSCTRKKAGSMKQLGAKKRQKSTESFARNELRDVETHSSGGANCG